In Flavobacterium sp. WV_118_3, one DNA window encodes the following:
- a CDS encoding GNAT family N-acetyltransferase: MLFSIQTPLENDKVGLYPLQETDFAPLFALASDPKVWEQHPNKDRWKEAVFRVFFDGAIQSKGAYKIVDKATGEVAGCTRFYDYDEKENRILIGYTFYAVPFWGTGINPSVKRLMMDYAFQYVDAIDFHVGATNYRSQIAISRLGVTKIAEENIAYHGETPKLNFIYRIRKQDWEKLEKG, from the coding sequence ATGTTATTTTCCATTCAAACACCCTTAGAAAACGATAAAGTCGGGTTATACCCGTTACAGGAAACCGATTTTGCCCCTCTTTTTGCCCTGGCTTCGGACCCAAAAGTCTGGGAACAACATCCGAACAAAGACCGGTGGAAAGAAGCCGTTTTTCGTGTTTTTTTCGACGGAGCGATACAAAGCAAAGGCGCTTATAAAATTGTAGACAAAGCGACCGGAGAAGTTGCCGGATGTACCCGTTTTTACGATTACGATGAAAAAGAAAACAGGATTCTGATTGGTTATACTTTTTATGCGGTACCATTTTGGGGAACCGGAATCAACCCGTCTGTAAAAAGACTAATGATGGACTACGCTTTTCAATATGTTGATGCGATTGACTTTCATGTCGGTGCAACCAATTATCGTTCGCAGATTGCCATATCACGACTTGGTGTAACCAAAATTGCCGAAGAAAACATAGCCTATCATGGCGAAACGCCCAAACTAAATTTTATCTACAGAATCCGAAAACAGGATTGGGAAAAGCTCGAAAAAGGATAA
- a CDS encoding nucleosidase: MQTQSKTITQLLKENPLYVFALNSEAGELFQDEKTLFVGIGKVNAAYHLTREIQRNRPELIINLGSAGSTTFTKGTVVNCTRFIQRDMDVRGLGFDLYKTPLSDEDIVLEYGLTIPGLPEGICGTGDNFETNHDTIDYTVVDMEAYVMALIAKQEQIPFLCLKYISDGADGAAAEDWTIQVHNAATAFKKVFDSIAVTSQPIV; the protein is encoded by the coding sequence GTGCAAACCCAATCCAAGACGATAACGCAATTACTAAAGGAGAATCCCCTTTATGTATTTGCACTAAATTCTGAAGCAGGAGAACTGTTTCAAGACGAGAAAACCCTTTTTGTTGGTATTGGGAAAGTCAACGCAGCCTATCATTTGACCCGTGAAATTCAGCGAAACCGACCAGAGTTGATCATAAATCTGGGATCGGCTGGGAGTACTACCTTTACAAAAGGAACTGTAGTCAATTGTACCCGTTTTATCCAACGGGATATGGACGTAAGAGGATTGGGATTTGATTTGTATAAAACCCCGCTTTCGGATGAGGACATCGTTTTGGAATACGGATTAACAATTCCGGGTTTACCGGAAGGGATTTGTGGAACCGGCGACAATTTTGAAACCAATCACGATACAATCGATTATACCGTTGTGGATATGGAGGCTTATGTGATGGCACTGATTGCGAAGCAGGAACAGATTCCGTTTTTATGTTTAAAATACATTTCGGATGGTGCTGATGGTGCTGCAGCGGAAGACTGGACAATTCAGGTGCATAACGCAGCAACAGCTTTTAAAAAAGTGTTCGATTCGATCGCTGTCACTTCACAACCAATCGTATAA
- a CDS encoding NAD(P)-dependent alcohol dehydrogenase: MKAVRYFGHKDVRVVTDMEKPVPSGDEVLLKIGGAGVCHSDLHIIDEGIVSGVTFTLGHENAGWVEEVGQDVKGFKKGDAVLVYGPWGCGHCKPCQHSQENYCDHQSEQAFGGGLGLNGGMADYMLVPSSRLLVPIHDLDPVIAAPLTDAALTPYSAIKRSLHKLMPDEYVVVIGVGGLGHVALQILTEMSGATIIACDITPERLEFAKKLGAAYAINSMDKDAAEQIQKITGIRKAKVVIDFVGASSTIDLGTKVVGLDGDLTIVGLGGGKYEYNMNGLPFGVSMTNPYWGSRTELMEVIGLARQKKIHIEVEKYNLDQAVEVYDKLRNGQIKGRAVLIP; the protein is encoded by the coding sequence ATGAAAGCAGTACGATATTTTGGGCATAAAGATGTCAGAGTAGTAACCGATATGGAAAAACCGGTTCCGTCGGGTGATGAAGTACTATTAAAAATTGGAGGAGCCGGTGTTTGTCATTCCGATTTACATATTATTGATGAGGGGATTGTTTCGGGAGTTACGTTTACATTAGGGCACGAAAATGCAGGTTGGGTAGAAGAAGTGGGGCAGGATGTAAAGGGTTTTAAAAAAGGCGATGCCGTATTGGTTTACGGTCCGTGGGGATGTGGACATTGCAAACCGTGTCAGCATTCGCAGGAAAATTATTGCGATCATCAGTCGGAACAGGCTTTTGGAGGCGGATTAGGGCTTAATGGCGGTATGGCCGACTATATGTTGGTACCGTCTTCCCGTTTATTGGTTCCGATTCATGACCTTGATCCGGTAATTGCAGCACCTTTAACTGATGCGGCTTTGACACCTTATTCGGCTATCAAACGATCGTTACACAAATTAATGCCCGACGAATATGTAGTAGTGATCGGAGTTGGCGGATTAGGACATGTGGCCTTGCAAATACTAACAGAAATGAGTGGCGCTACGATTATTGCCTGCGATATCACTCCGGAGCGACTGGAATTTGCTAAAAAACTGGGCGCTGCTTATGCGATCAATTCGATGGATAAAGATGCAGCGGAACAAATCCAGAAGATTACCGGTATCCGAAAAGCCAAAGTCGTGATCGATTTTGTTGGCGCATCGTCTACAATTGACCTTGGTACGAAGGTAGTTGGCTTGGATGGTGACCTGACTATTGTTGGACTGGGCGGTGGAAAATACGAATACAATATGAATGGCTTACCCTTTGGTGTAAGCATGACCAATCCGTATTGGGGTTCGCGTACCGAGTTGATGGAAGTTATCGGATTGGCCCGACAAAAGAAAATTCATATTGAAGTTGAAAAATACAATTTGGACCAGGCCGTGGAAGTATATGATAAATTGCGAAACGGACAAATAAAAGGGCGTGCTGTTTTAATCCCATAA
- a CDS encoding histone H1, with translation MKDLLTKINAEIDAFKAESELQVEKGNKAAGTRARKSALELSKLLKEFRKVSVEESKK, from the coding sequence ATGAAAGACTTATTAACGAAGATCAACGCCGAAATTGATGCATTCAAAGCCGAGTCAGAATTACAAGTTGAAAAAGGAAATAAAGCTGCAGGAACAAGAGCTCGTAAATCTGCTTTAGAACTAAGCAAATTATTAAAAGAGTTCAGAAAAGTATCTGTAGAAGAATCTAAAAAATAA